The DNA region TACTCTCTCCTCATTCCTATTTTGAACCTTTCGCAGGCTCTCCTGCCCCTCTGGTATGTTAGCTGTTCGCCTAATTTTAATCCCCCCGCCCGGTGGCAGGACGACTGCTAACGTATATGTTCTGTAAGATGCGATATTAGATGGTGCTAGCAAAGTTTACCCGTTCGGATTTCCCCGGAAGTGAGTTGTCCACTTTTTATGTGTGTCTTTTGGTCTTTGTAGTTTCTTCTTCATATCCAACAAATAGCACATTTGCTACTTAAAACTACAACCTTTATGTTTCCGCCCCAGGCAAATCACGTTGCGTAGGAGACCGGGAAGTGTAGTTTATTAGCATCTTCCGTATTGCGTGTGTCAATGTAGAAATGATTTTCTAGGAACTACAGCAACCAGGATGCTCTACGCCTTAAAGGAATCACTTAGCTACGGCTAAAATCCTGATGCTAAATAGCAAATTAGCTTACAAGCTCTGCCCATTAGGCTTCTAGTTAAAATATCAGTGAGTTCATGAAGTAAACGCAGAGGTAAGTATAAAGACTGACTGAGAATAGATACCCACCGGAACTAAAGCCACTGTTCATTTGCATGCACTGACCTGTTTGGTGTAGACGTCAGGAAATGGATCAAGGTTCTGCACTGGGATCACTGAAATTATTTtggtatttaaataaattatttagcaTCCACCTCAGTGAAGCATTAGTTTATGCTTTCGTCTTCACCAATTACTAAAATATGGTATTTTAAAGGTTATGTTTTGATGCAAAATCATCAAACCGGCCCTTCATTCATTTGATACGCCGTTTTTTGACGTCGTCTTTATTTAACGTTATTTGTGCTTAACGTTACTCTTTTACTCTATCAGCCTCTTGTTCGTTGACGTGATCAGTTTTTTTGGACTTTGCCTCAGATTATATCTTTAGATTAACACACAGAGGATTCCATGTTTACAACCAGGAAATCAAGACGACGCTCTTATAACTAAACCGTATATTATTATTAACCTAAAGAGAGAAAACGTCACCGATCGGTTAATTACCTGATGTTTTTGGCAACAAATGTTCAGACTACTTTTTAACCTTGGTACCAAAACGTAATTCCAGTTCCACCCATTACCCCGCCTGTGAAGTGTCATTTCCTATCGGTAAGTTACAGAGTAAATCAGGTGATCCGAAGAGAGGAAAAAATCCTCAGGAATGTGTTTTAACTTGCATGAGATTTTCTGAAGCCTTTTCTTAATGTTTTCATTCTTCTACAGTTAAAAacgaaacttttttttatttttatttagaaaagaaaggatattattaactattaatgaggtaaatgcatatttatattgtttaaagaATAGTTTATTTTCATATAGGTCTCCATTTTGATTGTTTATAAAGAGAGATACATCTCACTGAGAAGTGAAACGTCTTACTTTGTTGTTGCCTTAAATTCTACATCGAAAGCATATTAAATCAAAGTATCAGGCCTACATCAATGCTCTAATTTCAAATATGTttagtaaaaattaaaaatgaattgtgGGTAAGTTAAATGAATAGTGTCAATCGGTGAAAAATAAAGCTGCATATCCAAGCCTGTTCTTATTAACATATAAaattagtaaatattattttctgaatttaataaaaaacatcttGCATCTTTTGGAGAACCAATTCATATACTGAATTATATCATAGAATCATTTGAAGCTGTATTATACCTTTACTACACCTATTTTAACCCATAtataggcctgtcacgataaggAATTTTTGTTATGCaatatattgtcacagaaattgttgcGATATTGTCATTTTGTGGCACTGATTATGATTATATTATGGCATAATAAGGCAAATAAATAgacataaacactttaaaatacttctcatttattttgattctataatttaatgttaaaacagtaaaTGTCCTATTGTACATGCAGCGTCTTGATTTATTTAGGCTTGTTGTTTTACTCGGTTACCCACTTTTTCGTTGACGTGATTGTTTTATGGACTTTGCCTCAGATTATACCTTTAGATTAACATAGAGGATTCCACAATTGCAACCAGTAAATCAAGACGACTTTCTTATAACTAAACCGTATTATATTATTAACTTAAAGAGAGAAAACGTCACCGATAGGTTAATTACCTGATATTTTGGCAACAAATGTATAGACTAATTTTTAACCTTGGTACCAAAACGTAATTCCAGCTCCACCCATAACCCGCCTGTGAAGTGTCATTTCCTATCGGTGAGTTACAGAGTAAATCAGGTGATCTGAAAGGAGGAAAAAATCCTCAGGAATGTGTTTTACATGAGATTTTCTGAAGCCTTTTTTAATGGTTGTAATCTCCTACGATTAAAAACTAAACGTtttcttttaatatgaaaaagcaAGGCAATTATTAATCAGGTAAATGCAAATTTATGTCGTTTAAAGAATAGTTTTGTTTCATATAGGTctccattttgtttgtttataaagaaAAACATCTCACAGAGACAAGCTTGTTTATTGAAAGTATCAGGCTCACATTGATGTCtcaattttaaatatgtttaagtaaAGAATAAATTGAAATGTGGGTAAATCAAATTACCGGTGTCATTCAGTGAAAAAAAAGCCACATAATTATTCAAGCCTGTACTTATTCAAATATAAAAGGAATAAATgagcaaacacatttttttattgagacgaagttggttttatattcgcacatttgttcaatTCGCAgtttctatattgtttaccatggtacttttaatattcgatcggaattagcatgcaagtacgACTTGTAAACAACAGTAACACTATCTAAtttactgtgaacaatgttgtactttgatagtaaGTTACAGAGTAAATCAGGTGATCGAAAGGGAGAATAAAATCGTCAGGAATGTTTTACATTAGAATTTCTGAAGCTTTTCTCAGTTTTTGTATTCTTTTTACAgttaaaaactaaactttttttcttttaatttagaaAAGCAAGGCAAGTTATGAGCTATTAATGAggtaaatgcatatttatatcgtttaaagcatattttatttTCGTATAGctctccatttttatttatttattttctttgtttataaAGAGAGAGACATCTCACTGAGACATGAAACATCTCATTTTGGTGTTGTTTTATATTTGACATAGAAAGCTTGTGAAATGAAAGTATCGGGCCtatattaatgtttaaatttCAGATATATTTAGTAAAAAACAGCACAATCAAATAGCAAATAAAGAGACATGAACACTTTTTAGTACTTATTGTTAAGGTTATTTAGAGtctagggcgaggcagtggcgcagtaggtagtgctgtcgcctcacagcaagaaagtcgctgggtcgttggttcgaaccttggctcagttggtgtttctgtgtggagtttgcatgttctccctgccttcgcgtgggtttcctccgggtgctccggtttcccccacagtccaaagacatgtggtacaggtaaattgggtaagctgaattgtccgtagtgtatgagtgtgtgtgtggatgtttcccagagatggattgcggctggaagggcattcgctgctaaaaaacttgttggataagttggcagtttattctgctgtggcgaccccggattaataaagggactaatgaatgaatatttagtgtctttaatttgatgttaaaatgatAAACGTcctatataaactattaaatgttcttttaggtaaatgttcaattataaacTGTCACAGGTGAGgtagaatgtaaatgtcattgtaaaataGCTTTAACGTAGGGCTGGGCCGAAAAGCGATATTATGTTGTATCGCGATATCATTTATGTTATCTAATTTATGATAATAACagtgataagctctggacttttttactctaatgatctaagagccaatcacatagcagaaacgggcaacaatgggaatctagtagggttgtcacgatactggaattcaggaccaatcaatactgaaattttaaaaacatcctgcTAACGTTTGAGCGCAGTCTTAATCAGCGCTTATTCTTGATTGTGTTCAAGCGCTCAACAGAAATGaatgtgattggccgtgaaggtcatccgTTCACCAAACtaaccgctgtttactgagtctAACCATAGACAAGggcatttctgttaaacacaattgtAATCAGTGCTCAACAGCtggaaatgtatgtttttaaaattacaacatCGATGGGTACCGTGCTACCCCAAAATCTAGGAGTGTGTtgaaattagggatgcaccaagTCTTTGGCCTCCGAAAATAGGTTATgctatttaatggaccctctcatTTTAGGGCTTTAGTCATTGTTGGCatgctcttttaaatctggaagcattaacaattGATATCGAAATATATCGTGATCAGTCAATAAttaatcgagattgcatttttgccaattcgcccagccctattttaacattatttgtgaatttgtaaatgtgttaaaaaaaaaattgacgaGGTCATCTCCAAGTATTGCATGAAAAAGtcaatattgattattgtgatcgGCCTACACATATAGAAACAAAAAACTATATGAATTcaactcaagtttttttttttttctttaattcgaAGCACATCTTAACACCTCATTCAAACTAGGAACTGTTAGaaattttaaaatggtaaaacaaaGACGTGCTTTCCTTTTCTAGTTGTAGTTTTCTGTGATCGGAGGATAAATGGATGGCTTAACAATACACAGAAATGTACAAACGTATGCTTTAGTTAGAAGATTGTGTGGTTTATAATGTATAACTAAACTAGTACTGAGTAGTAGAATGATTTGCATGAGGTTTTGAATAGAAACCTGAGTGGAcattgagtgcagtgaacagatTGCTTGTGTTTTTCATTAGGattaaactgtaaatataaaagaAGTACAATTGTGAATTGTTCATATATGGTGTCCTCCCTAAATTCACAGACAGAATGCCAGAAGGAGACAGTGCCGGTGAATCCATCCATGGGAAACCATCAGCGATCGGGAACTTCTTTAAGCGGCTCGGACAGGTGAGGCTTGGTCTAGTCACATGACAGGGCTCCAGCTGTACaactgtaatatattaacatcatcaaattaataaaatatgaagcaaatgagaaataaatgacagaaaaggattaaaaacagacaatatctttaaaaattatcatatttacaagattaaaacttgtagattatttaaataaggcaaatgtgttgattaaccattactaatggtgtacatatattttgcagccatttTAAAAGAGTCATTTCGTCCTCTCCGAGTATATTAAAGCGTTTCTGAGTCGTTTAGATTTTAACaatttgttatttaatgtttctctcgctTTCGTGCATGCTCAGTCAGTTTGCAAAGCCAAGCGAAAGtaggcttaaaggtgcagtaggtaatctgccaaaatgctaaccgcttagcatattatctttgaaCGGCGAGGAGGGACTGGGATTCatagccacgcctcctgaaatcgcgAACGCGCGCACCGCGAcacgacagcagacaacccactagttcatgtcattcgccagttagaaaggTAACAGTTAGTTAGTGTTTGGCCGGTGACGTGCAGAAATTACagttattactaagccatacttgcatgttatttcagagcgaatattcagagtagcatggtaaacagtataggaaggctgtcattgttcaaaaatgacccaatgtgattataaaagcaacttcagctcaaaaaagcaggttaggcggattagcgctatttactgatgttttgttgttaaactaaatataaatctacattatcgatgatGTAAAATAACTGAGAATACTCGCATCAATCTTTCGCTGGgagctgaacaacacgtctgtgcatataacccattcataactcaacaatctaacataagcttagcctgactaaaacagttttaaaacagaacattacctgtctaacagtaatacttcagccatggtgtcgtccttcctccagcgtgctaaagtaattccaatattgattcaggagtttccaaagtttcaattcagcatttgatttcaccGTGTCTGATTGTCTCGTAtgcagatgcgcagaagtccgaatctacatttggTGACAGACAGTatgagctacttatcggaattatgggagatgtcggcccgacaatatttaattgaatgaacattttatgCGTTTTCCAGAatataagaataaatataaacacatttagatcatttactttaatcagtactattggaatgtgaagagactttcaaccagcacaacaaaacatgtttctgaagacaatcacctactgcacctttaagtaaaaaGGTAATGCATTAACGCATACAAGCTTAAGAAAGCAAAAGTTGAATCCCGCACATTTTAGGAGCTTTAGAATAACCGGCCGTACTAATTTGAGTCCCAAAAAGTGCAAAATGCAGTGTTTCTTTATTGGAAGAATATTGTAAATTGAAATTGTACATGGCTTTGTTGCACTGAAGTTGTCAGCAGCTCAAGGCATGTGAGCAAAAGTACCAATCTCATTAGTCAGAGAAAAATAATGGGATTTCACCCTATTGAAAAAAAAGAGCCAgaggtgtttatttatttatttatttatttaaatgatgtttgGTGTGTTGCATATTCGCATTAGCACCCTTTGTTTTGTCACATGGCATTAAACATCAGCGATAATCGTGGTGTGTGTAAGCTTTTAGTTGAATGTTGCTGAATAATCAGATTCACTAATTATATTCTTGTTTTTATATTGCAGATTTATCAGTCATGGTTGGATAAGTCAACGCCGTTCTCAGCAGTCCGATGGGCATCCACGCTTATTCTAACGGCCATATATATGATCAGAGTATATATACTACaggtaaaacaaagcaaaaacgtGTAAAACTACACTCAccctgcttgtttaaactacttatttgaaatgaggaGAAACGAAACAATTCTTACATTGTTTTTTGCTGCCatgagattggctgattagaaatttaaaattaacgagcagttgaacaggtgtacctaataaagtggccggagagtgtAAATGATACAAATGTATTGTTATGCTTTAAGCACAGCATTTTAGCATCTGTTTTGGATTTGTTTGTGCAGATTTAGCATATCCTATTAGAGTAACTGATACAGTTATGATCACAAAGCATTATTCAAACGTaattacatgtttgtttgtttgtttgtttgtttgtattaggGGTGGTACATAGTCACATATGCTCTTGGGATCTACCACCTTAACCTCTTCATTGCTTTCCTCTCACCAAAAGTGGATCCCTCATTGCTCGATGATCCAGGTAGGGCTGAGATCAAAACCGATCTGCATCGTTGAGGGGATTTATTCTTAATCAGTGTTTCTCTTGGTCAGATGAGGGTCCGGCACTACCCACAAAACAGAACGAAGAGTTCCGGCCGTTCATCAGGAGGTTGCCAGAGTTCAAGTTCTGGTGAGTTTTGAAATATTGAAATAGttttagggcgaggcagtggtgcagtaggtagtgctgtcgcctcacagcaagaaggtcgctggtttgaacctcggcgcagttggcgtttctgtgtggagtttgcatgttctccctgccttcgcgtgggtttcctcaaggttgctccgttttcccccacagtccacacatgcggtacaggtgaattgggtatgctaaattgtccgttgtgtgcgtgcgtgcgtgcgtgtgtgcttggtgtgtgtgtgcgtgcgtagtGTGCTTAGTGTGTgtgcttagtgtgtgtgtgtgcttagtgtgtgtgtgtgtgtgtgtgtgtgtgtgtgtgtgtgtgtgtgtgtgtgtgtgagagtgtgtgtgtgtgagtgtgtgtgagtgtgtgtgagtgtgtgtgagtgtgtgtgagtgtgtgtgagtgtgtgtgagtgtgtgtgtgtgtgtgtgtgtgtgtgtgtgtgtgtgtgttttagtgcgcgcacgcgaatgagagagagagagagctttggctgtgtgtgtgcttgccttggtgcttgtgtgtgtgtgtgtgtgtgtgtgtgtgtgtgtgtgtgtgtgtgtgtcccagagatgggttgcggctggaagggcatccgctgcgtaaaaacttgctggatacgttggcggttcattctgctgtggcgaccccagattattaaagggactaggccgacaagaaaatgaatgaatgaattaaatattttatgagTGCAAAGAAATAAGTGGAGCTTTTTGCAATGTGGAAAGCAGAATTTGGCAACAAATTCTGAAGGAAAAGGAAAATAAGTAAGCAATTTGGAAAACTTTTAGTTTTGtgcaatataaatgtataataagtattttttttataataatatatataaataatttctaaaacatttacaattaatgCACATTATTTGTTCAGTTAGTGACTGtgttgttttttacttttaattcttaatagttttttattttttacagttttacaagtgtttttatctttttttttttttttttagattcgtCGTCAATACTTTTGGCAGAAAATGTATGCCATAGTAGCGACGACACCTCATACATGGTGGCCTTACATGTTTATTATCATGAGAGGATTTTGAATAACTGcactgaccaaaaaaaaaaaaagcctgcgcATTTTAGTGATTCAATTTCTTGAGTGGATTCTCACTAAAACAAACACCTCTCATTGGTCATCGGGTGTAAGATAGCACCACTTATTTCTGACTATCTACGTTGCTTAACGCTTCCAAAAGTGCATTGCCAATCGAAACCTTTAACATGAATACACACTGGGGCATTTTCCAGATCTTTTTGGTCTTTGTCCCATTATTACAACTTCAACTGAGGGTGATCTTGCTTTCATTTGAGATGCTTGGCAATCTTTAGCAACACAAGGCCTGGCTTTCTAGTAAGTTAGACCTAAAATTAATAGCGTTAGCCTTTAGCTGGACTGGGTTACCAGCTATTAATAAGTTGCTGATGTTACGCAATGTTGCCATCTAAGATAGTTATTTTCTAAGTATCTAAATCATCCTAAAATAAAATGGCTTTGCATATCATAGAAAGTCAGGGCGAAAAGCATAACTCAGCAAACTGACATAGTTTGGACACATGTTTGTGATGGCAGGAAATAGGTGGTTTTTAACCTAATTTTTGAGTCTATCTTTGGTTACACTAACTGGTTTTTCATGAGAAATGGAGTTTGCGCATGGCTTGTCATACAGAAAATACCAGACATATCAGTGAATAACATTTATAAACTTGTTATTTATATCACAGAGGGGCTTTAACCTCTGTGTTTACATAAAacgtttacattttattaatttaatcaagttTTGGCCATCTTAGCCCATTTAATCCCTCTTGTTACAATTGACCATGTCTTGTATGCTTATTTTTAGAATATCTAAGAGTTTTTGTTGGCTTTGGCtattaaattacacttttaaataaaaaaaatagatcacAGATTTAATTTcttcacattttaaacaaaacaacactAAACCTCCAatggacccttcgctaagccccaccctccttagttactgttgctacgcctgtcaagctttcgtgcctggcacggcTTTTTCAATGTGTGCGCGCCGgtttcagacattgccagggatataatgtatTTTTCGGCGAACAGGTGTGATATCTGACAAAGCCAGGCACACACCACATAATAGGCGACCTATTAGAGAATAATTCAggcaaaattgaagctagcttagcctagctgcCTCATGAGCTatccattcaacagcttagttcatgctcagcaggagaggtgaactttaaaaataatctaataataacaaatgaaacCGTGATTTCTCTAATTTTAGCCAAAAAACCTGATAGATTAATtggtgtgcaatgaaatatagcgataataaccgacgaggaaacacaCATGACAGTGCTTTTTACACAGTTCATTCATAGatagaacagccagaaaggggaaactgatggatttgtgccaaatattagcatcattgacccataacaatgtacagtaagttacatattactgtcagtgtgtttgtgtgctctttataaatgactgaaaaacagctgctggtgaagtatattgatcgcagctgctcagtttgtgaacatatctcggttttgttctgttaattttgtaatttcaaatattcgtagcttggaacagatggaaatatgaagttcagtaaagttagcagcagattcgtattttccggatcaataactcatgtcattatgacctattcGCTAATAGTGAGACTAAGGCTGCggccgaaaccgcctactactcagtaggtactgcatttgaatttaaacgtactactcggccgttagaaaagtacgttctatacagtatgaatgtgaaaagtatgaatggaattcagacgtactacatctgccattttgacatagtcacgtgacctacctgcgtaatttgcgtcgctttactcccattcatgaattcgctcgtggggcatcatgggatagcgatTCCAGAATcctgccggaagtagtaagtcatccgggtacttctcgcatactgtttttcgaattctatgaattcggacacactactcggctcacatactgattttagcgtactatatagtatggaagtatgcggtttcggacgcagcttaAGTTACTCATGTTATGGCAAAGGCTTAAAGGGAGCATTACtcataatatcgagcgaaaaaaaaaaaaaaaaggaatacgACAGCTGTggaacataaccagctttgtttttttgtaggaaacacagtttagatctgtttagagtaagaggtgtgtgagttatttcCGTctgtcactgaatgtgtcagggatatcaaacaaaaccaacttagctccgctcctttagcgcttctcacacagcttgatccatgctggcatttctcctcttgggttttaggttttgaaaagggaaaaaaattccaccatcccaTCCAAATTTAAGGATactgggtatcagatttgcacaatccatatgcactcgctcgaaagcttgacagagcccctgcgcatagctacagttgctaagccacgattggtgggtggcagtTTTTGGGCatggcttagcaaagggtcaattcTAGCAAGATAGTATGCAATAAAGGTGTACTTAAGATATAATGAAGTCAGTGTAGTTATTGCTGTCATACAGTGTTTACAGTCAATAAGCCGAGGAATAATCCAATATTGTAATGGGGGTTTAGTTTTCGACAAAAGGTTGACCAACCACAATGGACTTGGCCATCTGACAACCAATCAGAACAAGGCAGACTCTCAAAAGAAGGggtaaatgaagaaaaaaatgattgttttatttaaaatgtgaaaaaaggtaAAGTTGGAAACACCAAACCTCCaattcttcttttaaaaaaaaaccgTTTGCATGGTTTGTGAAGTTTCGAGCACACTGGCTCTTCATTAGAAATGTGTACTTGATAAGATATATTAAAATCAATGTAATTTATTGCTGTCATACAGTCTTTATAGtcgataaaataataaaaaactgatatCATAAGTGTTTAGTTTTCAAAAAAAGTGG from Danio rerio strain Tuebingen ecotype United States chromosome 8, GRCz12tu, whole genome shotgun sequence includes:
- the rer1 gene encoding protein RER1 isoform X1 yields the protein MPEGDSAGESIHGKPSAIGNFFKRLGQIYQSWLDKSTPFSAVRWASTLILTAIYMIRVYILQGWYIVTYALGIYHLNLFIAFLSPKVDPSLLDDPDEGPALPTKQNEEFRPFIRRLPEFKFWHSATKGIVIAMICTFFDAFNVPVFWPILVMYFIMLFCITMKRQIKHMIKYRYLPFTHGKRTYRGKDDTGKTFAS
- the rer1 gene encoding protein RER1 isoform X2 → MPEGDSAGESIHGKPSAIGNFFKRLGQIYQSWLDKSTPFSAVRWASTLILTAIYMIRVYILQGWYIVTYALGIYHLNLFIAFLSPKVDPSLLDDPDEGPALPTKQNEEFRPFIRRLPEFKFWHSATKGIVIAMICTFFDAFNVPVFWPILVMYFIMLFCITMKRQIKHMIKYRYLPFTHGKRTYREET